DNA from Variovorax sp. V213:
AGACAGCAGCATTTCAACCTGGCACCCGGTGGCTCGCTCGGCCGAGCTGCGCCCCGGCGCCAACATCGTCGCCGGCTTTGCAAAGGGCCAGGAGCTCGCGCTCTGGCGGTCAGCCGACGGCGCACCGCAGGCATGGGAAAACCGCTGCCCGCACCGCAGCGTGCGCTTCACGCTGGGGCACGTGATGAAAGACCGCCTCTCCTGCGCCTACCACGGCTGGCAGTACGCCGCGGGCAGCGGCCAGTGCACCCGCATTCCTGCGCACCCCGACATGCAACCGCCGCGCAATGTCTGCGCGAAGGTGTTCAGCGCGGTCGATGCGGCCGGCATGCTGTGGGTCCATCTCGCAGCCGAGGAGCCGCCGCCTCCGCCGCGGGACGATGCCGTTCCCCCGGGTTGGTCGTTCTGTCGCACGCTCAGCGTGCGCGCCGATTCGGCCAGTGTGCGCAATGCGCTCGACGCGCGGGGTTTCATGCCGGATGCGGCATCGCCCGCCTTGCACGGCGCGCTCGGCCATATCGCGACCGCGGCGCTGGTGCTCGATGCCCAAGCGGGGTTGGCCTTCATCCACCTCTGGACCGATGCAGCGCCCGGCACCGAAGCAATGAAGGCGCTGCACGTCGCCGCACGCGGCCTGCGCGGTGAGATCGAGGCACGGCAGCCGGCCGCCTGAGCGAAAGAAAAAGTCCCATGTCCTTCATCACCGACGACCCCAACATGCTCGATGACTGGCTGGTCGCCGGCCCCGCCACCGCGCTGGCCGGCACCTCTGAAGCAAGGCCCCGCGCAGCACGCCTGCTCGGCGAAACGCTGCAGCTCTGGGGTGATGCGGCCGGCACGCCGCAATGCCGGCTGGGCTCGCAGGCGCTGGCCGTCCAGTCGCGCCATGGTTATCTTTGGGTCTGCCCCGGCGGCACGCCCGCGCGGCCGTTGTTCGACTTTCCGGAATACGGCGAAGCCGGGCGCCGCATCGTCGATTGCGGCGCCATCGGCGTGGCCGTGTCGGGGCTGCGCGTGATCGAGAACTTTCTGGACATGGCGCACTTTCCCTTCGTGCACGCCGACGTGCTGGGCAAGGTGCCGCACACCGAGGTGGCCACGTACCAGGTGCGCATCGAACCCGGCACTGGAGAAATCTGGGCCACCGATTGCCGCTTCTGGCAGCCGCGCGCCTCGGCGGCCCACGACAGTGGCAGCGAGGTGCTCTACAAGTACCGGGTGATGCAGCCGCTCACCGCCATGCTCTACAAGTCGAGCCACCGCGCCGGCAAGCTCGATGCCATCGGCCTGTTCCTGCAACCGCTGGACGATGAGCACGTGATCGCCCACACGCTTCTTGCCTGCTACGACGACACGTCGACAGATGCCGAACTCATCGCGTTCCAGCACACGATCTTCGGGCAGGACAAGCCGATCCTCGAGAACCACGCCTTCAAGCGCATGCCGCTCGAAGGCCGCGCCGAAACGCCGACACGCGGCGACACATCGTCCGTCACCTACCGGCGCTGGCTGCGCGAGCGCGGGATGCGCTTCGGCGTGAGGCAGGCCGCATGATCCGGCTCTACGACTACGCGCTGTCGGGCAACTGCTTCAAGGTGCGGCAGATGCTCGCCTGGCTCGGCGTGGACTACCAGAGCGTGCCGGTCGACTTCCATCCCGGCCGCGAGCACAAGTCGGCCGCCTTCCTGGCGCAGGTCAACCCGCTCGGGCAGCTTCCGGTGATCGACGACGATGGTTTCGTGCTGCGCGACGCGCAGGCCATCCTCGTCTATCTCGCGAGCCAGCACGACACCCATGGCCACTGGTACCCGGGCGACCCGCAGTTGCGCGGCCAGATCGCGATGTGGTTCGCCACCGCCGACGAAATCACCCGCACCGCGTCGGCGGCGCGGCTGCACGATGTTTTCGGCTACGAGCATTTCGACATCGAGGCCTGCCGGCGCGGCGCGCATGTGGTCTTTCGCATGCTCGACGACCACCTGGCCGAGCGCGCGAGCGACAGGCTCCAGTGGCTGGCCGGGCCGCACGCCACCGTGGCCGACCTGGCCTGCTTCCCGTACGTGGCGCTGGCCGGCGAAGGTGGAATATCCCTGGACGAATATCCGGCGTTGCGAAGCTGGGTCTGGGACTTTCGCCACCTGCCCGGGTTCATCGGAATGTCGGGTATCTTTGCTGCGGGTCCAGCCTGAACGCGGTCTGGGTATCCTTGCCTGTCTCATCCCCTCTTTGCCCTGAAGCCCCATGAAAACCAAAGCTGCCGTCGCCTGGAAATCCGGAGACCCCCTCACCATCGAAACCGTCGACCTCGAGGGCCCGAAGTTCGGCGAGGTGCTGGTCGAGATCAAGGCCACCGGCATCTGCCACACCGACTACTACACGCTCTCGGGCGCCGACCCCGAAGGCATCTTTCCCGCCATCCTCGGCCATGAAGGCGCGGGCATCGTCGTCGACGTGGGCCCCGGCGTCACCACGCTCAAGAAGGGCGACCACGTCATTCCGCTCTATACGCCCGAATGCCGCCAGTGCAAGTTCTGCCTGTCGCGCAAGACCAACCTGTGCCAGCTGATCCGCGGCACGCAGGGCAAGGGCCTGATGCCCGATGCCACCAGCCGCTTCAGCCTGGACGGCAAGCCGATCTTTCACTACATGGGGACGTCGACCTTCAGCAATTACACGGTCGCCCCTGAAATTTCGCTGGCCAAGATCCGCGAGGACGCGCCGTTCGACAAGGTCTGCTACATCGGCTGCGGCGTCACCACGGGCATCGGCGCCGTGATCTTCACCGCCAAGGTGGAAGCCGGCGCCAACGTGGTGGTGTTCGGCCTCGGCGGCATCGGCCTGAACGTGATCCAGGGCGCCAGGATGGTGGGCGCCGACAAGATCATCGGCGTCGACCTGAACCCCGAGCGCGAGGCCATGGCGCGCAAGTTCGGCATGACGCACTTCATCAACCCGAAGGACACCGAGAACGTGGTCGATGCCATCGTGCAGCTGACCGACGGCGGCGCCGACTACAGCTTCGAGTGCATCGGCAACACCAAGGTGATGCGCCAGGCGCTCGAATGCACGCACAAGGGCTGGGGCCGCAGCATCATCATCGGCGTGGCCGAGGCGGGTGCCGAGATCAGCACGCGTCCGTTCCAGCTGGTCACCGGCCGCAAGTGGGAAGGCTCGGCCTTCGGCGGCGCGCGCGGCCGCACCGACGTGCCCAAGATCGTCGACTGGTACATGGAAGGCAAGATCAACATCGACGACCTGATCACGCACACCATGCCGCTCGAAGACATCAACAAGGGCTTCGACCTCATGAAGCGCGGCGAATCCATCCGCGGCGTGGTTCTGTACTGACCCCCTGAAGAGAACGCCCGCCATGAACCGCATGGAACCCTTGCGCAAGATCGAAGCGGGCGTTCTGGAAGTTGCGTACTTCGAAGCCGGCCCGGCGGACGGCCCGCCCGTGCTGCTGATGCACGGCTTTCCCTACGACATCCACACCTACGCCGAAGTGGCGCCAATGCTCGCCGGCCAGGGCTGCCGCGTCATCGTGCCCTACCTGCGGGGCTACGGCGCCACGCGCTTCCTGAGCGACGCCACGCCGCGCTCCGGCGAACAGGCGGCCCTCGGCGCCGACCTGCTCGCGCTGCTCGATGCCCTCGCCATTCCGCGCGCGGTGCTCGCGGGCTACGACTGGGGCGGGCGCGCCGCCTGCGTGGTGGCGGCACTGTGGCCCGAGCGCTGCGCGGGACTGGTCTCGTTCAACAGCTACAACATCCAGGACATCGCGAAGGCGATGGCGCCCGACACGCCCGCGAACGAGCACAGCCTCTGGTACCAGTATTACTTTCACAGCGAGCGCGGCCGCGCCGGGCTGGCGAAGGACCGCAAGGCGCTCACCCGTCTGCTGTGGCAGCTCTGGTCGCCCACGTGGAAGTTCGACGACGCCACGTTCGAGCGCAGCGCCGCCGCCTTCGACAATCCCGACTTCGTCGACGTGGTGATCCACTCGTACCGGCATCGCTTCGGGCTCGTTGCGGGCGACCCGGCCTACGCCTACATCGAGCGCCGCCTGGCCGCGCAACCGGCGATCGCCGTGCCCAGCATCACCTTCGACGGCATTGACGACGGGGTGCGCCCGCCCGCCGACGCCTCGGCCCATGCACACCGCTTCAGCGGGCCGCGCTCGCACCGCCTGGTGCCCGGCGTCGGCCACAACATGCCCCAGGAGGCGCCGCGCATCTTTGCCGACGCCGTGCTCGAACTCGTGCCCGCACGCCACAACAACACTGCCCGATGACCGACTTTCTCAAGACCCTTTCCGAGCACCATGCCTTCGGCGGCGTGCAGAGCTTCCACGAGCACGCCTCGCACGAAATCGGCCTGCCGATGCGCTTCTCGGTCTACCTGCCGCCGCAAGCCGCGAACGAGCGCGTACCGGCCCTGCTCTACCTGGCGGGGCTGACCTGCAATGAGGAAACCTTCGCAGTGAAAGCCGGCGCGCAGCGCATGGCCGCCAGCCTGGGCCTGGCGCTGATCGCACCCGACACCAGCCCGCGCGGGAGCGCCGTCGAAAGCCTGCCTGGCGCCACCGCCAACTGGGATTTCGGCATTGGCGCAGGTTTCTACCTGGACGCTACCGAGGCGCCCTGGTCCGCCCACTGGCGCATGGAAAGCTGGATCGTGCACGAGCTGCTGCCCTTCGTTGCGCGGCACTTCGCCATCGACGACCAGCGCCTGGGCATCTGCGGCCATTCGATGGGCGGCCACGGCGCGCTCACGCTCGCGCTGCGGCACCCCGGGCGCTTCAAGTCGCTGTCGGCGTTTGCCCCCATCTGCGCGCCCACGCAATGCCCCTGGGGCGAAAAGGCGTTCAGCGGCTACCTGGGCGGGCCGGGCGGCGACCGGGCGCAGTGGCTTGCGCACGACGCCAGCGCACTGATGAAATCGCAGATCGCCGCGCCCTACCCCCAGGGCATCCTGATCGACCAGGGCCTCTCCGACAAATTCCTTGCCGAGCAGCTCTACCCGGAGGCCTTCGAGGCCGCCTGCTTTGCCGCCAGCCAGCCAGTCACGCTGCGCCGGCATGCGGGCTACGACCACGGCTACTACTTCATCCAGACTTTCATGGCGGACCACGTCGCGCACCACGCACAGACGCTGAACGGCTGATCGACCTCGGGGTACGGGCGCCGTATCATGGAGCGCATGTCCGCAGCACAGATTCCTGCCTTCCATTTGCGCTCCCGCGACGGCGCCGCCGAAGAGAACCTGGTGCTCGCCGGCATCTGGCGCCGGGCCTGGATCGCGGCCAACCGCCGGGCCACCGTCATCGAGCCCATCACACACTGGCTGCGGCGCGTGCAAACCGAATTCGTGCCGCCGGCCGACGTGGTGCTGGCCGAGCGCGAGGGCCAGGTCCTCGCTTTCATGGTGCTGCTGGCGCGCCGCGAATACGTGGCACAGCTCTTTGTCGAACCCCATCTGCGCAACCAGGGTCTCGGGCAGGCGCTGCTCGACGAAGCCGGCGTGCGCATGCCGTTCGGCTGGAAACTGCACGTGGCCACCAGCAACACCGCGGCGCAGCGCTTCTACGAACGCTACGGCCTGGTGCGCGGCGCTGTCGACCGGCACCCCTCCAGCGGACGCGAACGGGTCGCCTACCATTGGTATCCATCGAGCCCGACACGACAGTCGCGGCGTATCGGCTGAGCGCTCTTGCCTTCTGTTTCCCCATGCGCATCGATCACATCGCTCTCTGGACCACCGACCTCGAACGCTGCAAGCGCTTCTACATCGACTACTTCGGCGCCACGGCCGGCGCGGGCTATGTCAATCCGGCCAAGGGCTTTGCCTCCTGCTTCCTCAGCCTGGGCGACGGTGCCCGGATCGAAGCCATGACCACCCGCACGCTCTCCCCCGTGCCCGCCGAACCCGGCGCGCAGCGCATGGGCTGGACACACCTGGCCATCAGCGTGGGTTCCGATGCGGCGGTGGACGCGCTCACGCAGCGCCTGAAGGCCGACGGCTACCCGCTGCTCGACGGGCCTCGCCGCACCGGCGACGGCTACTACGAAAGCGTGGTGCTCGACCCGGACGGCAACCGCATCGAGATCACCGCATGAGCCGGGTCCGCGATGAGTGAATTCGTCGAAAGCCTGCACGAGATTTTCGAGCGCTTCGGCCGCATCGAGGCGCGCCGCATGTTCGGAGGCCACGGCATCTTTCACGAGGGACGGATGATCGCGATCGTCCTCAAGGACACGCTCTACCTCAAGTCGGACGCCACCAGCGCCGAGCATTTCGACAAGCAGAACCTGCCGCCCTTCACCTACGAGCGCAACGGCAAGGCGATGCCGATGTCGTACCGGCAAGCGCCCGCCGATCTTTTCGAAGACCGCGAAGAAGCCGCGCTCTGGGGCCGCCGCGCCTACGAGGCGGCCCTGCGTTCGGGCCAGCCGCCCAAAAAGAAAACCGCAAAGAAAGCCCCAGTGAAGACAAAGAAAGCAGCCTCCCCTTGAGCGACGACACACTCGCTTTGCCGCCCCTTCCCGAGCGCGAGCAGATCGCGCTGCTCGAAGCCTTCGAAGGCCTGGGACTGAAAGACATCGTGGTCGTTTCCACGCTGGCCGAGGCCGAGCGCGCCGCCGCTGCGCTGCTGGCCGCCGGTGTTGCCGGCTTCGACACCGAATCGAAGCCCACCTTCGCAAAGAACGAAGTGTCCGGCGGCCCGCACGTGGTGCAGTTCTCCACGCGCGAAACCGCC
Protein-coding regions in this window:
- a CDS encoding Rieske 2Fe-2S domain-containing protein; protein product: MSADSSISTWHPVARSAELRPGANIVAGFAKGQELALWRSADGAPQAWENRCPHRSVRFTLGHVMKDRLSCAYHGWQYAAGSGQCTRIPAHPDMQPPRNVCAKVFSAVDAAGMLWVHLAAEEPPPPPRDDAVPPGWSFCRTLSVRADSASVRNALDARGFMPDAASPALHGALGHIATAALVLDAQAGLAFIHLWTDAAPGTEAMKALHVAARGLRGEIEARQPAA
- a CDS encoding GNAT family N-acetyltransferase; translated protein: MSAAQIPAFHLRSRDGAAEENLVLAGIWRRAWIAANRRATVIEPITHWLRRVQTEFVPPADVVLAEREGQVLAFMVLLARREYVAQLFVEPHLRNQGLGQALLDEAGVRMPFGWKLHVATSNTAAQRFYERYGLVRGAVDRHPSSGRERVAYHWYPSSPTRQSRRIG
- a CDS encoding TfoX/Sxy family protein → MSEFVESLHEIFERFGRIEARRMFGGHGIFHEGRMIAIVLKDTLYLKSDATSAEHFDKQNLPPFTYERNGKAMPMSYRQAPADLFEDREEAALWGRRAYEAALRSGQPPKKKTAKKAPVKTKKAASP
- the fghA gene encoding S-formylglutathione hydrolase, with the protein product MTDFLKTLSEHHAFGGVQSFHEHASHEIGLPMRFSVYLPPQAANERVPALLYLAGLTCNEETFAVKAGAQRMAASLGLALIAPDTSPRGSAVESLPGATANWDFGIGAGFYLDATEAPWSAHWRMESWIVHELLPFVARHFAIDDQRLGICGHSMGGHGALTLALRHPGRFKSLSAFAPICAPTQCPWGEKAFSGYLGGPGGDRAQWLAHDASALMKSQIAAPYPQGILIDQGLSDKFLAEQLYPEAFEAACFAASQPVTLRRHAGYDHGYYFIQTFMADHVAHHAQTLNG
- a CDS encoding VOC family protein, producing the protein MRIDHIALWTTDLERCKRFYIDYFGATAGAGYVNPAKGFASCFLSLGDGARIEAMTTRTLSPVPAEPGAQRMGWTHLAISVGSDAAVDALTQRLKADGYPLLDGPRRTGDGYYESVVLDPDGNRIEITA
- a CDS encoding aromatic ring-hydroxylating dioxygenase subunit alpha — translated: MSFITDDPNMLDDWLVAGPATALAGTSEARPRAARLLGETLQLWGDAAGTPQCRLGSQALAVQSRHGYLWVCPGGTPARPLFDFPEYGEAGRRIVDCGAIGVAVSGLRVIENFLDMAHFPFVHADVLGKVPHTEVATYQVRIEPGTGEIWATDCRFWQPRASAAHDSGSEVLYKYRVMQPLTAMLYKSSHRAGKLDAIGLFLQPLDDEHVIAHTLLACYDDTSTDAELIAFQHTIFGQDKPILENHAFKRMPLEGRAETPTRGDTSSVTYRRWLRERGMRFGVRQAA
- a CDS encoding glutathione S-transferase family protein, whose translation is MIRLYDYALSGNCFKVRQMLAWLGVDYQSVPVDFHPGREHKSAAFLAQVNPLGQLPVIDDDGFVLRDAQAILVYLASQHDTHGHWYPGDPQLRGQIAMWFATADEITRTASAARLHDVFGYEHFDIEACRRGAHVVFRMLDDHLAERASDRLQWLAGPHATVADLACFPYVALAGEGGISLDEYPALRSWVWDFRHLPGFIGMSGIFAAGPA
- a CDS encoding alpha/beta fold hydrolase, which gives rise to MNRMEPLRKIEAGVLEVAYFEAGPADGPPVLLMHGFPYDIHTYAEVAPMLAGQGCRVIVPYLRGYGATRFLSDATPRSGEQAALGADLLALLDALAIPRAVLAGYDWGGRAACVVAALWPERCAGLVSFNSYNIQDIAKAMAPDTPANEHSLWYQYYFHSERGRAGLAKDRKALTRLLWQLWSPTWKFDDATFERSAAAFDNPDFVDVVIHSYRHRFGLVAGDPAYAYIERRLAAQPAIAVPSITFDGIDDGVRPPADASAHAHRFSGPRSHRLVPGVGHNMPQEAPRIFADAVLELVPARHNNTAR
- a CDS encoding S-(hydroxymethyl)glutathione dehydrogenase/class III alcohol dehydrogenase, producing the protein MKTKAAVAWKSGDPLTIETVDLEGPKFGEVLVEIKATGICHTDYYTLSGADPEGIFPAILGHEGAGIVVDVGPGVTTLKKGDHVIPLYTPECRQCKFCLSRKTNLCQLIRGTQGKGLMPDATSRFSLDGKPIFHYMGTSTFSNYTVAPEISLAKIREDAPFDKVCYIGCGVTTGIGAVIFTAKVEAGANVVVFGLGGIGLNVIQGARMVGADKIIGVDLNPEREAMARKFGMTHFINPKDTENVVDAIVQLTDGGADYSFECIGNTKVMRQALECTHKGWGRSIIIGVAEAGAEISTRPFQLVTGRKWEGSAFGGARGRTDVPKIVDWYMEGKINIDDLITHTMPLEDINKGFDLMKRGESIRGVVLY